A window of Diospyros lotus cultivar Yz01 chromosome 14, ASM1463336v1, whole genome shotgun sequence contains these coding sequences:
- the LOC127790122 gene encoding uncharacterized protein LOC127790122 — protein MSQELQRQHNKMPNAYSIIARLQELYGERSRSARYEISKSIFRAKMSAGGSVGDHVLKMISWMDKLNELDAPMHQYLQIDAILQSLPDSYGGFISNFYMNKIECTPAELMNMLITAQSTMKTGTVMAVSSTSKTRKGKGDNDHSDDPTTYQEAISDIDSKRWLEAMKSEMDSMYENQV, from the exons ATGAGTCAAGAGTTACAGCGGCAGCATAATAAGATGCCAAATGCGTATTCGATTATTGCTCgtttacaagagttgtatggtgagcgAAGTCGAAGtgctagatatgagatatctaaatcAATCTTTCGAGCAAAGATGTCTGCTGGAGGATCAGTTGGAgaccatgttctcaaaatgatctcctgGATGGATAAACTGAATGAATTAGATGCTCCAATGCATCAATATCTTCAAATAGATGCAATTCTTCAGTCTTTGCCAGATTCGTATGggggttttatttcaaacttctatatgaACAAGATTGAGTGTACCCCGGCGGAACTTATGAATATGCTAATAACGGCCCAGAGTACCATGAAAACAGGCACTGTGATGGCTGTGTCCTCTACTAGTAAGACTAGAAAGGGGAAAG GAGATAATGATCACTCAGATGATCCTACCACTTACCAAGAGGCGATATCAGATATCGACTCGAAAAGATGGCtagaagccatgaaatctgaaatggattccatgtatgagAACCAAGTCTag